A single window of Nicotiana sylvestris chromosome 5, ASM39365v2, whole genome shotgun sequence DNA harbors:
- the LOC104233404 gene encoding ubiquitin domain-containing protein 7SL RNA1-like: MDLFFQPTKGRPFAIEVGYFDSILEIKEKIQKYQGIPVPKQTLIFKGNILDDHINVHYSDILNNSHIQLVVESESKSESDKNINIIKAEQSSPTKKIQLLVKMPTSSKLGIALEMNVTDSVRRVKERIHDMEGVHVSKLVMYANGIELIDNQSLQDYGLSDNSEIDVSIIKPNYIAASTTTISSGSSSGNNINGSKKIRILVLSKCGTKKFPIEVNPSDNVGHLRKELQILNQKLELDLPKEGYFFIYKQNVMDDDRSFRWHHVSQGDTIEIFNGSVTGGA; this comes from the coding sequence ATGGATTTGTTCTTTCAACCAACAAAAGGAAGGCCATTTGCAATTGAAGTTGGCTACTTCGACTCTATCttagaaatcaaagaaaaaatccaaaaatatcaaggCATTCCTGTTCCAAAACAAACATTAATTTTCAAAGGTAACATCCTAGACGATCATATAAATGTTCATTATTCCGACATCCTCAATAATTCTCACATTCAACTCGTCGTAGAATCCGAATCCAAATCCGAATCGGACAAGAACATTAATATCATCAAGGCAGAACAGTCGTCTCCAACGAAGAAAATCCAACTCCTCGTCAAGATGCCAACGTCGTCAAAACTAGGAATTGCCCTAGAAATGAACGTTACGGATAGCGTTAGAAGGGTAAAAGAGAGAATTCACGATATGGAAGGTGTACATGTGAGTAAATTAGTAATGTATGCTAATGGAATTGAATTGATTGATAATCAAAGTCTACAAGATTATGGACTTTCTGATAATTCAGAAATTGATGTTAGTATAATTAAGCCTAATTATATCGCGGCGTCTACGACAACAATTTCTTCAGGATCATCATCAGGAAATAATATAAACGGATCGAAGAAAATAAGAATTTTGGTTTTGTCTAAATGTGGTACGAAGAAATTTCCTATCGAAGTTAATCCGTCAGACAATGTGGGACACTTGAGAAAAGAGCTACAAATATTGAACCAAAAATTGGAATTAGATCTTCCAAAAGAAgggtatttttttatttataagcAAAATGTGATGGATGATGATCGTTCTTTTAGATGGCATCATGTTTCTCAAGGTGACACCATTGAGATCTTTAATGGTAGTGTCACTGGTGGAGCTTAA
- the LOC104233407 gene encoding transmembrane 9 superfamily member 3-like, whose product MVKKNSMGCGYYVVVLVLLFFGATIVRSDSSDHKYKNGEEVPLYANKVGPFHNPSETYRYFDLPFCSPGHVKDKTEALGEVLNGDRLVTAPYKLDFLSDRETEVVCKKSLSKEEVARFRDAVAKDYYFQMFYDDLPIWGFIGKVDKEGKSDPNEYKYYLFKHLHFDIHFNNDRVIEVNARTDPNALVDITEDKEVDVDFMYSVKWKETDIPFEKRMEKYSQTSALPHHLEIHWFSIINSCVTVLLLTGFLATILMRVLKNDFVKYAHDEEAADDQEETGWKYIHGDVFRYPKRNSLFAAALGSGTQLFTLTIFIFILALVGVFYPYNRGALFTALVVIYALTSGIAGYTAASFYCQLEGKNWVRNLLLTGGLFCGPLFLTFCFLNTVAIAYHATAALPFGTIVVIFLIWALVTSPLLVLGGIAGKNSKAEFQAPCRTTKYPREIPQLPWYRGALPQMAMAGFLPFSAIYIELYYIFASVWGHRIYTIYSILFIVFIILIIVTAFITVALTYFQLAAEDHEWWWRSFLCGGSTGLFIYGYCLYYYYARSDMSGFMQTSFFFGYMACICYAFFLMLGTVGFRAALFFVRHIYRSIKCE is encoded by the exons ATGGTGAAGAAGAATAGTATGGGGTGTGGCTATTACGTCGTCGTTTTGGTGCTCTTGTTCTTTGGAGCTACGATTGTGAGATCAGATTCATCAGATCACAAATACAAAAATGGAGAAGAAGTCCCTTTATATGCAAACAAAGTTGGTCCTTTTCATAACCCTAG TGAAACATATCGCTACTTTGATCTTCCATTTTGTTCTCCAG GTCATGTGAAAGATAAAACAGAAGCTCTTGGTGAGGTGTTGAATGGAGATCGTTTAGTCACTGCTCCGTACAAGCTTGACTTTCTAAGTGATCGAGAAACTGAAGTAGTTTGCAAGAAGTCATTATCAAAGGAAGAAGTTGCAAGATTCCGTGACGCTGTTGCCAAGGATTACTACTTCCAGATGTTCTATGATGACCTGCCCATTTGGGGTTTCATTGGTAAGGTAGATAAGGAGGGAAAATCTGACCCCAATGAGTACAAATACTACCTTTTTAAACATCTTCATTTTGACATCCATTTCAACAACGATCGCGTGATTGAAGTTAATGCACGAACTGACCCCAATGCCCTAGTCGACATAACCGAAGATAAGGAGGTTGATGTAGACTTCATGTACTCTGTCAAATGGAAGGAAACGGACATCCCttttgagaaaaggatggaaaAGTACTCACAGACTTCAGCTTTACCACATCATTTGGAGATCCACTGGTTCTCTATCATTAATTCTTGTGTCACAGTTCTGCTCTTAACTGGTTTCCTGGCCACAATTCTGATGCGAGTCCTTAAAAATGACTTTGTCAA ATACGCCCATGACGAGGAAGCAGCTGATGACCAAGAAGAAACTGGGTGGAAGTACATTCACGGCGATGTGTTCAGGTACCCGAAGCGGAACTCACTTTTTGCAGCAGCCCTGGGTTCTGGCACACAGTTGTTTACCCT GACAATTTTCATATTCATACTTGCGCTTGTTGGTGTGTTTTACCCCTACAACCGAGGAGCTCTTTTCACAGCTTTGGTTGTTATTTATGCTCTTACATCAGGAATTGCAGGCTATACTGCAGCATCATTCTATTGCCAACTTGAAGGAAAAAATTGG GTAAGGAATTTGTTGTTGACAGGAGGTCTGTTCTGTGGACCGCTGTTTCTCACATTCTGTTTCCTTAATACTGTTGCAATTGCTTATCATGCAACTGCAGCACTTCCATTCGGTACCATCGTTGTCATTTTCCTCATATGGGCCTTGGTGACATCACCATTGCTTGTCTTGGGAGGAATCGCAGGAAAGAATAGCAAGGCAGAATTTCAAGCTCCATGCCGAACAACGAAATATCCAAGAGAGATACCACAATTACCCTGGTATCGTGGAGCTCTTCCTCAGATGGCAATGGCTGGGTTCTTGCCTTTCAGCGCCATCTACATTGAGCTCTACTACATATTTGCCAGCGTGTGGGGTCATAGGATTTACACCATTTACAGTATCTTATTCATAGTTTTCATCATTCTAATCATTGTCACTGCATTTATTACGGTGGCTTTGACGTACTTCCAACTTGCTGCAGAAGATCATGAATGGTGGTGGAG GTCTTTCCTTTGTGGTGGATCAACTGGTCTGTTCATCTACGGATACTGCCTGTATTACTATTATGCCCGATCAGACATGTCAGGCTTCATGCAAACCTCATTCTTCTTTGGTTACATGGCTTGCATATGCTACGCCTTCTTTCTCATGCTCGGAACTGTTGGTTTCCGGGCGGCTTTATTTTTCGTCCGCCACATATACCGTTCAATCAAGTGCGAGTAA